From the genome of Thunnus thynnus chromosome 1, fThuThy2.1, whole genome shotgun sequence, one region includes:
- the polr2l gene encoding DNA-directed RNA polymerases I, II, and III subunit RPABC5, with the protein MIIPVRCFTCGKIVGNKWEAYLGLLQAEYTEGDALDALGLKRYCCRRMLLSHVDLIEKLLNYAPLEK; encoded by the exons ATGATCATCCCAGTGCGGTGCTTCACCTGCGGAAAGATTGTGGGTAACAAGTGGGAGGCATACCTGGGCCTGCTTCAGGCTGAGTACACTGAGGG AGATGCTCTTGATGCCCTGGGCCTGAAGAGATACTGTTGTCGAAGGATGCTGCTATCTCACGTGGATCTTATTGAGAAATTGTTGAATTATGCCCCCCTGGAAAAGTGA